In a single window of the Balaenoptera acutorostrata chromosome 3, mBalAcu1.1, whole genome shotgun sequence genome:
- the LOC130707533 gene encoding 10 kDa heat shock protein, mitochondrial-like: MAGQAFRKFLPLFDRVLVERSAPEVVTKGGIMLPEKSQGKVLQAMVVAVGSGSKGKAGEIQPVSVKVGDKVLLPEYGGTKVVLDDKDYFLFRDGDILGKYVD, translated from the coding sequence ATGGCAGGACAggcatttagaaagtttcttcccctctttgaccGAGTATTAGTTGAAAGAAGTGCACCCGAAGTTGTAACCAAAGGAGGCATTATGCTTCCAGAAAAATCGCAAGGAAAAGTATTGCAAGCAATGGTAGTAGCTGTTGGATCAGGCTCTAAAGGAAAGGCTGGAGAGATTCAACCAGTTAGTGTGAAAGTTGGAGATAAAGTTCTTCTCCCAGAATACGGAGGCACCAAAGTAGTTCTAGATGACAAGGATTATTTCCTATTTAGAGATGGTGACATTCTTGGAAAATATGTCGACTAA